From Kiritimatiellia bacterium, a single genomic window includes:
- a CDS encoding FMN-binding protein, whose protein sequence is MCSELDRQPLRARLKAAPGLAAALAVAATAAAAFAGSGEIPSLYDALATAFPGADIERRTYTLTAEQQAEAARLAGEPLPHTVIFAYHASLDGRPVGTAYFDAHRVRTLPQTLMIIVEPDGRLRSIEVLSFREPPQYKPSAAWLNQFRGRCLDEDLQLRRGIQGITGATLTARATTKAARRALALHAVLSGIPADAK, encoded by the coding sequence ATGTGTTCTGAACTCGACCGTCAGCCGCTGCGAGCGCGGCTCAAGGCCGCTCCCGGCCTCGCCGCCGCGCTCGCAGTCGCGGCAACCGCCGCGGCTGCTTTCGCGGGCTCCGGCGAAATCCCCTCGTTGTACGACGCGCTGGCTACCGCCTTCCCAGGGGCCGACATCGAGCGACGCACGTACACCCTGACGGCCGAGCAACAGGCAGAGGCAGCGCGTCTCGCTGGCGAACCGCTGCCCCATACGGTGATCTTCGCGTACCATGCGAGTCTGGATGGCCGGCCCGTCGGCACAGCCTACTTCGACGCGCACCGCGTGCGAACGCTGCCGCAGACGCTGATGATCATTGTCGAGCCGGACGGCCGACTCCGCTCCATCGAGGTGCTTTCGTTCCGCGAACCGCCGCAATACAAGCCGTCCGCCGCCTGGCTCAACCAATTTCGCGGCCGTTGCCTGGATGAGGACCTTCAGCTCCGCCGGGGAATCCAGGGCATCACAGGCGCGACCCTGACCGCCCGGGCAACGACGAAAGCCGCGCGGCGCGCGCTGGCCCTCCACGCCGTGCTGTCAGGGATTCCGGCCGATGCGAAATAA